In a single window of the Rhopalosiphum padi isolate XX-2018 chromosome 1, ASM2088224v1, whole genome shotgun sequence genome:
- the LOC132918038 gene encoding cuticle protein 8-like: MATKLIVVFAAVATLFGHMVFAYPPEYKSYYDNDDDVSYDGEAGQLQHSYSDYAHSSQSATPYSFEYGVKDLHTQDIKSQQEESDGNGNVKGSYSLVEPDGSTRVVEYTADSVHGFNAVVKKIEAPKHYYDHQSHADVGYYQQQPSNYLKYY; the protein is encoded by the exons atggctactaag ttgaTCGTAGTGTTCGCCGCCGTCGCGACTTTGTTCGGCCACATGGTCTTTGCTTACCCGCCGGAGTACAAGAGTTATTACGACAACGACGATGACGTCAGCTACGACGGTGAGGCAGGACAACTGCAACACAGCTACAGCGACTACGCCCACTCCTCACAGTCCGCCACCCCATACAGTTTCGAGTACGGCGTGAAGGATCTGCACACGCAGGATATCAAGAGCCAACAGGAAGAGAGCGACGGCAACGGAAACGTCAAGGGATCGTACAGTCTGGTGGAACCCGACGGTTCCACCCGGGTGGTCGAGTACACGGCTGACAGCGTGCACGGGTTTAACGCCGTTGTCAAGAAAATCGAAGCGCCCAAACACTATTACGATCATCAGTCGCACGCGGACGTCGGCTACTACCAGCAACAGCCGTCGAATTACCTAAAGTACTATTGA
- the LOC132930171 gene encoding putative ferric-chelate reductase 1 homolog, producing MTTSRHAVAAFAILAVFCCSMLVVRGYESGAPVLTCRTMIPGHGKAAQVSAAPYRIVPSENVTSSRVRVTLTAPRPNDYFIGFLIEARAPGTGEDAVGSFVQVPQDSQTLDCNEVISSGVTHSSNTKKKSVEFDWEAPRNFDGQVNFVATVLLDYATFWVGITSTPVQVSSTRGGPSVSGPTEIGRSENGLKEIEANIYDGCGKNKNCVGAPLGCIQTMNCRAVVALMPSNDKYQFEMMARDSQYVAFGLSDDNKMGGDGVVECVHEESGRSNSVSAYKSWNVPNRKQNRRVEDLSGVSLDSASIIDGAIYCKIVVDPILKVEDNTYDLDNNDYFVLLAAGASLKTFSVGYHDVAFISSPDKRKLGQLRAARVMDPFYDNCGQTKTCFGSPDGCLSTQDCAAVTAVKVEGTRYMFEMKARNAAYVAVGISDDQKMGGDSVMECVHENVGTNLIKAYMSWNVPNQKSNKRLTSQNGLTLLNSSFIDGTIYCNVVRDAVTKVEGVNYDLIRNKYFLLIAAGTSLKERSVGYHDLAYTSTAEASALSEIKSLRTSSKLLLRLHGSFMIVAWIGAASIGIVIARYYKQTWVGGSCCSKDLWFGWHRLLMMFTWILSLAGSACIFVELGEWVSGPSQTHALLGVVTTVLAFFQPIFAAFRPHPDSSKRPIFNWIHWLVGNAAHIFSILTIFFAVSLSKAELPAWMDWILVAYVGFYVIIHLILSISGCLSEKSGSMRINTFPMKDLHNGRSPMSYEQHKDAPHSGFRKFWLFIHVLFIVLITSALVLIVIFAPIENKLNSLREQFS from the exons ATGACTACCAGCCGGCACGCGGTCGCCGCGTTCGCCATCCTGGCGGTCTTCTGCTGTTCGATGTTGGTCGTCCGCGGCTACGAGTCCGGCGCGCCCGTGCTGACGTGCCGCACCATGATCCCGGGTCACGGCAAGGCGGCTCAGGTGTCGGCCGCCCCGTACCGGATCGTGCCGTCCGAGAACGTCACGTCGTCAAGAGTCCGCGTCACCCTCACCGCGCCGCGGCCGAACGACTACTTCATCGGGTTCCTGATCGAGGCCCGAGCGCCCGGAACCGGCGAGGATGCCGTCGGATCGTTCGTCCAGGTGCCGCAGGACTCTCAGACGCTCGACTGCAACGAAGTGATC AGCTCAGGCGTGACCCACAGTAGCAACACGAAAAAGAAATCAGTAGAATTTGATTGGGAAGCACCGAGAAACTTTGACGGACAAGTGAATTTTGT tgCAACGGTGTTGCTTGATTACGCAACATTTTGGGTTGGCATAACTTCGACTCCAGTTCAGGTTAGCAGTACAAGAGGCGGGCCTTCAGTTTCCGGACCTACCGAAATCGGCAGATCAGAAAAT GGTCTCAAAGAAATCGAGGCAAACATTTACGACGGttgtggaaaaaataaaaactgcgtCGGAGCGCCTTTGGGTTGCATTCAAACGATGAATTGCCGAGCGGTTGTAGCTTTGATGCCGTCCAATGACAAATATCAATTTGAAATGATGGCCCGTGACAGCCAATATGTGGCCTTTGGACTTTCGGACGACAACAAAatg GGAGGCGATGGCGTTGTCGAATGTGTTCATGAAGAGAGTGGCCGGAGCAATAGCGTAAGTGCTTACAAATCGTGGAATGTTCCCAATCGAAAGCAAAATCGACGCGTCGAGGACTTGTCGGGCGTGAGTTTGGATAGCGCCTCGATCATCGACGGTGCTATTTACTGTAAGATTGTCGTGGATCCCATTTTAAAAGTGGAAGACAACACGTATGACTTGGACAACAACGATTATTTCGTCCTACTAGCCGCCGGCGCCTCGCTAAAAA CGTTCAGCGTTGGTTATCACGATGTAGCGTTCATAAGTAGCCCTGATAAGAGGAAACTCGGCCAGTTGAGAGCGGCTCGTGTAATGGACCCGTTTTACGACAACTGTGGTCAGACAAAAACGTGCTTCGGATCGCCCGACGGTTGCTTGTCGACACAGGACTGCGCTGCCGTGACGGCTGTCAAAGTCGAAGGGACCCGGTACATGTTTGAGATGAAAGCCAGGAATGCTGCTTATGTGGCCGTCGGTATTTCGGACGACCAGAAGATG GGAGGTGACAGTGTCATGGAATGCGTCCACGAAAACGTCGGCACGAACCTGATCAAAGCTTATATGTCATGGAACGTTCCTAATCAAAAGAGCAACAAACGTTTAACG AGCCAAAATGGACTCACACTGTTGAATTCGTCGTTTATCGACGGCACGATTTACTGTAACGTTGTGCGAGATGCTGTCACTAAAGTGGAAGGAGTCAATTATGATCTGATAAGAAACAAATACTTTTTACTGATCGCCGCCGGCACATCATTAAAAG AACGGAGTGTAGGCTACCATGACTTGGCTTATACCTCGACCGCGGAGGCGAGTGCGTTGTCGGAAATCAAGTCATTGAGAACCTCGTCAAAGTTACTTTTGAGGTTACACGGTTCGTTTATGATTGTCGCATGGATTGGAGCGGCCAGCATAGGTATAGTCATTGCCCGGTATTACAAACAAACGTGGGTCGGAGGTTCGTGTTGTTCCAAGGACTTGTGGTTTGGG TGGCATCGATTGTTGATGATGTTCACTTGGATCCTTTCGTTGGCCGGGTCAGCTTGCATATTCGTGGAACTCGGCGAATGGGTTTCGGGTCCCAGTCAAACGCACGCTCTTTTGGGAGTCGTCACTACCGTGCTGGCGTTTTTCCAGCCGATTTTCGCAGCGTTCCGGCCACATCCTGACTCGTCGAAGAGACCGATTTTCAATTGGATCCATTGGCTGGTCGGAAACGCCGCCCATATATTCTCCA TCTTAACCATATTTTTCGCCGTCTCACTCAGCAAAGCCGAACTCCCCGCATGGATGGATTGGATACTAGTGGCTTACGTAGGCTTCTACGTCATCATTCATTTAATACTGTCG ATATCCGGTTGCTTGAGTGAAAAATCGGGAAGCATGCGCATAAACACGTTCCCCATGAAAGATCTTCACAACGGAAGGAGTCCAATGAGCTACGAACAACACAAAGACGCACCG cattccGGATTCCGAAAATTCTGGCTGTTCATTCACGTgctgtttattgttttaataacatcAGCCTTAGTATTGATTGTTATTTTTGCCCCGATTGAAAACAAGTTAAATTCTCTTCGGGAACAATTCAGCTAA